TTTATGTAAAGCACATTATCTTTTTTTCTTAGTCAGAGATTATCTTCTTTATTTTACTCTCATGCgaatatttttttcttattcttttattttaatttatgcaGATAACAATAACAGCTACCGAAGCGACTTTTTTACTTCCTACAGGAGGCGCATTAGGAGGGAGCTTACAAAATGGAGGTaaatattattgaaaatataactgaaattttcaaaccaCTTCTTCTTACTCCACCCTTTTACCTTCATTTTCAAAGCATAAAtaaatgaatatttttttttacaaacgCATTGTAATTTATACAACCTTTATAGAGTGcaataaaaaattaaagaatttaatttttacatttATGTTGTATTCAGATAAACTTAATCTTTATTTAACTATAATTTTTTGAAGGTGGTGCAAATATTGGTGGTAACTTCGATCTTAGCCATCAACAACAAATTGGAGTTTCTGGTGGACTTAATAAGGGAATTTATGCTGGAGGTCAAGGGGCGGTCCAAGGGACAATACAAGGTCAAGCACAATTGGGTTCTGAATCCAATATTAATGCGAAAGTTTCAGGTTCAGGTTCAACCCAAGGTCAAGTTGGTTTGGGTGGCGGCGGCCAAGGTAATACTCCTTCGGGTAGCAGCCTTAACGTTGGTAAACAATTTGGAGGTTCTATAGGCGCTGGTGTTGGTGCAAATGTTGGAAGTCCATCTTCAAGCCAAGTATCAAGTTCTATAGACACCGGTCTTAATGCTAAAGCGAGTGCTTCGGGCAATGCTAATTTGGGTGGCAACAATAACTCTGGTAAAAAAAGTGGAGGTTCAGTCGACCCTAGTGTTACTGCAAAAACAGGAGCTTCAGGTTCAGCCCAAGGGTCAGGTACAACCCAAGGTCAAGTTGGTTTGGGTGGCGGCGTCCAAGGTAATACTGGTTTGAGTAGCAGCCTTAACGTTGGTAAACAATTTGGAGGTTCTATAGGCGCTGGTGTTGGTGCAAATGTTGGAAGTCCATCTTCAAGCCAAGTATCAAGTTCTATAGACACCAGTCTTAATGCTAAAGCGAGTGCTTCGGGTCATGCTAATTTAGGTGGCAACAATAACTCTGGTAAAAAAAGTGGAGGATCAGTCGACTCTAGTGTTACTGCAAAAACAGGAGTTTCAGGTTCAGCTCAAGGGTCAGGTACAACCAAAGGTCAAGTTGGTTTGGGTGGCGGCGTCCAAGGTAATACTCATTTGGGTAGCAGCCTTAACGTTAGTAAACAAATTGGAGGTTCTATAGGCGTTGGTGTTGGTGCAAATATTGGAAGTCCATCTTCAAGCAAGGTATCAAGTTCTATAGACACCAGTCTTAATGCTAAAGCGAGTGCTTCGGGTCATGCTAATTTGGGTGGCAACAATAATTCTGGTAAAAAAAGTGGAGGTTCAGTCGACTCTAGTGTTACTGCAAAAACAGGAGTTTCAGGTTCAGCCCAAGGGTCAGGTACAACCCAAGGTCAAGTTGGTTTGGGTGGCGGCGTCCAAGGTAATACTCATTTGGGTAGCAACCTTAACGTTGGTAAACAATTTGGAGGTTCTATAGGCGCTGGTGTTGGTGCAAATATTGGAAGTCCATCTTCAAGCAAAGTATCAAGTTCTATAGACACCAGTCTTAATGCTAAAGCGAGTGCTTCGGGTCATGCTAATTTGGGTGGCAACAATAATTCTGGTAAAAAAAGTGGAGGTTCAATCGACTCTAGTGTTACTGCAAAAACAGGAGTTTCAGGTTCAGCCCAAGGTTCGGGACAGGGTCAAGCTCAAGATCAAGCTCAATtcgataaaaaaattaattctgATAAAAAAAGTAAAGGTTCGGGTTCAGGTCAAGCATCTAACGGGTCTTCTACAAATTCATCTGGAAAGTCTTCTGGACAAACATCTAATAAGTCTTCTGAAAAATCTTCACACAAGAAAGCAAGTCAGTACTCTACATCTTACCAAAAAGAGAGTCAATATTCTAGAAAATCATCAGGCCACACATCTAAGCAATCTTCTACATCCGTAAAAAATACTAGTGAACTAAAATCTGGCCAAAATTTAGAAAATTCTAGTCCATCATTGGGAACATCTCCGGTACAAGGATCGGGTCAAGCATCTGACCAATCTTCCAAATCATCTTCAACACATGGTTCAAGTCAAACTACGAGTAAATCATATGGAACATCTAAAGATCATCGATTTAAGAAATCTCCTGGACAAGGATCACGCCAAGTATCTGGAGAATCATCGAACAAAGAGAAATCATCTAATCAATCCttcaaaattggaaaatcaactAAAAAATTTCCAGGTCATCAAGCATCCGATGAAGCATCTGCAAAGTTTTCAAGCCAAGCATCTGGCGGAGCTCGTGAAAAGTCTTCAACACAAGGATCAAGCCAATTCTCAACTCAACATAAGAAAACCTCAAAGCATGCATCAAATAGTTTTTCTTCAACGTCTTCAAGCAACTCTTCTGGAAAATGCACATGTCAAGATTCAAATAACCCGTCATCCGGACAGCCTTCTAGGAAGCTCTTAGCTAATGCCTAgtccaaaaaaataataaaagagggCATATAATACTATTATATATCActctattttattatttactattttgtGTGTCACATGCATAGTAATTACCCTGGATCTTACATAATATATCATAGAGTCTGTAATGATATCTTGACACATGGCGATATATtcatttaatatatttatataattattttatgatTCTACATTATATGCATATTTTATAGTATTTTTTTCTCCTATTTTtaagttatatatatatatatatatatatatatatatatatatatatatatatatatatatatatatatatatatatatatagtacaaccaACCATGCAACATAATTAAGTAACGAGTCTAAACACACTCAGTTCCCTCAAGAATTACATCAAATATGTAACATCTCAACCTCCTAATAAATCTATCTTTTGTAGTTGGTTGTTCAAACTACAAATACATCTTAGTAATTAAAGTCCAGTGAAGCCGCCCCACTTCCACAAAATTAATACAATAGTATGAACAAAATGAATAATGATATATACAATTTTTAGAATTAACTCATCAATATATGATAAATTCACCTAAAGTATTATACTCCATCCGTGTATGATAAATTACGCACATAATTAATGGTGTAGCGTGTTCACACTGAGCGCAGGACCGAGTACCCCTTCGACCT
This sequence is a window from Spinacia oleracea cultivar Varoflay chromosome 1, BTI_SOV_V1, whole genome shotgun sequence. Protein-coding genes within it:
- the LOC110806006 gene encoding uncharacterized protein, producing MESYILKITVILYITITATEATFLLPTGGALGGSLQNGGGANIGGNFDLSHQQQIGVSGGLNKGIYAGGQGAVQGTIQGQAQLGSESNINAKVSGSGSTQGQVGLGGGGQGNTPSGSSLNVGKQFGGSIGAGVGANVGSPSSSQVSSSIDTGLNAKASASGNANLGGNNNSGKKSGGSVDPSVTAKTGASGSAQGSGTTQGQVGLGGGVQGNTGLSSSLNVGKQFGGSIGAGVGANVGSPSSSQVSSSIDTSLNAKASASGHANLGGNNNSGKKSGGSVDSSVTAKTGVSGSAQGSGTTKGQVGLGGGVQGNTHLGSSLNVSKQIGGSIGVGVGANIGSPSSSKVSSSIDTSLNAKASASGHANLGGNNNSGKKSGGSVDSSVTAKTGVSGSAQGSGTTQGQVGLGGGVQGNTHLGSNLNVGKQFGGSIGAGVGANIGSPSSSKVSSSIDTSLNAKASASGHANLGGNNNSGKKSGGSIDSSVTAKTGVSGSAQGSGQGQAQDQAQFDKKINSDKKSKGSGSGQASNGSSTNSSGKSSGQTSNKSSEKSSHKKASQYSTSYQKESQYSRKSSGHTSKQSSTSVKNTSELKSGQNLENSSPSLGTSPVQGSGQASDQSSKSSSTHGSSQTTSKSYGTSKDHRFKKSPGQGSRQVSGESSNKEKSSNQSFKIGKSTKKFPGHQASDEASAKFSSQASGGAREKSSTQGSSQFSTQHKKTSKHASNSFSSTSSSNSSGKCTCQDSNNPSSGQPSRKLLANA